One stretch of bacterium DNA includes these proteins:
- the queF gene encoding preQ(1) synthase — protein sequence MPSQPSPDLQTFPNPRTGREYEILFDCPEFTCLCPLTGQPDFARFKIRYIPDRLCVELKSLKLYLWTFRDRGAFHEEVTNEILDELARVLDPWFLEIDAKWFVRGGITTYVRGRHAKEGWQGEPPSPRDAW from the coding sequence ATGCCCAGCCAGCCCTCGCCCGACCTGCAGACGTTCCCCAACCCCCGGACCGGGCGTGAATACGAGATACTCTTCGACTGCCCGGAATTCACCTGCCTCTGCCCGTTGACCGGTCAGCCGGACTTCGCCCGTTTCAAGATCCGCTACATACCGGACAGGCTGTGCGTGGAGCTCAAGTCGCTGAAGCTGTACCTCTGGACTTTCCGGGACAGGGGTGCGTTCCATGAGGAGGTGACCAACGAGATCCTCGACGAGCTGGCGCGGGTGCTCGACCCGTGGTTCCTGGAGATCGACGCCAAGTGGTTCGTGCGCGGCGGCATCACCACCTACGTCAGGGGCCGGCACGCCAAGGAGGGCTGGCAGGGAGAGCCACCGTCCCCCCGCGACGCCTGGTGA
- a CDS encoding hemolysin III family protein, translating into MRSDKRSFTVGEEIAHSVTHGLGAALSVVGLVLLVVRAVASGDPWRMVSFAIYGATLVLLYTASTLYHALTPRRAKSVFQVLDHAFIYVLIAGTNTPFLLVSLRGPWGWSLFGVVWGLTVVGVLFKVRFAGKFRLLSTLLYIGLGWVCIIAIKPMLANVPSAGLAWLLAGGVAYTGGTVFYLWRGMRYHHAVWHLFVLTGSICHFVAIYGHLG; encoded by the coding sequence ATGCGGAGCGACAAGCGGTCCTTCACGGTCGGCGAGGAGATCGCCCACAGCGTCACCCACGGTCTCGGCGCCGCCCTGAGCGTGGTCGGGCTGGTGTTGCTGGTGGTGCGGGCCGTCGCCAGCGGCGATCCCTGGCGCATGGTCAGCTTCGCCATCTACGGCGCGACGCTCGTGCTGCTCTACACGGCCTCGACCCTGTACCACGCCCTGACGCCGCGACGCGCCAAGTCGGTCTTCCAGGTGCTCGACCATGCCTTCATCTACGTGCTGATCGCCGGGACCAACACGCCCTTCCTGCTGGTGAGCCTGCGCGGCCCGTGGGGCTGGAGCCTCTTCGGCGTTGTGTGGGGACTGACGGTCGTGGGTGTGTTGTTCAAGGTGCGGTTCGCAGGCAAGTTCCGCCTGCTCTCGACCCTGCTCTACATCGGACTGGGCTGGGTCTGCATCATCGCGATCAAGCCCATGCTGGCCAACGTGCCGTCCGCAGGGCTCGCCTGGCTGCTCGCGGGCGGGGTGGCCTACACCGGCGGCACCGTCTTCTACCTCTGGCGGGGCATGCGCTACCATCACGCCGTCTGGCACCTGTTCGTGCTGACCGGCAGCATCTGCCACTTCGTGGCTATCTACGGTCATCTCGGTTGA